One stretch of Schlesneria sp. DSM 10557 DNA includes these proteins:
- a CDS encoding SlyX family protein yields MTPDETADHIIRLEMAVAHLQHELEQMHSVLLAVQGELTGTRDQISKLERRIDIVNEGGQERDINDEKPPHY; encoded by the coding sequence GTGACCCCTGACGAAACCGCCGATCACATTATCCGCCTCGAAATGGCGGTAGCTCATCTCCAGCACGAACTCGAGCAGATGCACTCCGTTCTGCTGGCCGTTCAAGGCGAGCTGACAGGAACCCGCGATCAGATCTCGAAACTCGAACGACGCATTGATATTGTCAATGAAGGGGGGCAGGAACGGGACATCAACGACGAAAAACCGCCGCACTACTGA
- a CDS encoding DUF1571 domain-containing protein → MPKFVAGMGSIGGLSRTVGYCMVSMAVSAMTVDAQTNTEQVTTTVNKAPAADRVEVDEAHALYIPLQLAYKAHDKLEEIEDYECIFVKREVIGKKLIKASMKMKFREEPFSVYLKFLDNSPGREVLYVKGQNNNNLLVREAGFKSIIGTVALPPAGPDAMAESKHPITSIGMKQMLQRVIKQWELESKFDGTTTQKRPNSKLPTGEICTVFESVHEKPYKDFKFHTTRLWIEDKSGLPIGVQQLGFPGKTDKEPPLVEEYFYNDVKPNRKFTDTDFDKNNKSYSFR, encoded by the coding sequence ATGCCCAAATTTGTTGCCGGGATGGGGTCGATTGGCGGATTGTCGAGAACCGTCGGTTACTGCATGGTCTCGATGGCCGTTTCCGCGATGACTGTCGACGCACAGACCAATACCGAACAGGTCACGACCACGGTGAATAAAGCGCCGGCAGCGGACCGGGTCGAGGTCGATGAGGCCCATGCTCTCTATATTCCGCTGCAACTGGCGTACAAGGCGCACGACAAACTCGAAGAGATCGAAGATTACGAATGCATTTTCGTCAAGCGGGAAGTGATCGGAAAAAAGCTGATCAAGGCCTCGATGAAAATGAAGTTTCGCGAAGAGCCGTTCAGCGTCTACCTGAAGTTCCTCGACAATAGCCCCGGTCGCGAGGTTCTGTACGTTAAAGGGCAGAATAACAACAACCTGCTGGTACGCGAAGCGGGTTTCAAGTCCATTATCGGAACTGTCGCGCTCCCTCCTGCCGGCCCGGATGCCATGGCGGAAAGCAAGCATCCCATTACGTCGATCGGAATGAAGCAGATGCTTCAACGGGTCATCAAGCAGTGGGAACTCGAATCCAAGTTTGACGGCACCACCACGCAAAAGCGTCCCAATTCGAAGCTGCCGACGGGTGAGATCTGCACGGTGTTCGAATCAGTGCATGAAAAGCCCTACAAAGACTTCAAATTTCACACGACCAGGCTCTGGATCGAAGACAAGTCGGGGCTGCCGATCGGCGTCCAGCAACTCGGTTTTCCCGGCAAGACGGACAAAGAGCCCCCCCTGGTCGAAGAATACTTCTATAATGACGTAAAACCGAATCGAAAGTTTACTGACACCGATTTCGACAAGAATAACAAGAGTTACTCATTCCGATGA
- the panC gene encoding pantoate--beta-alanine ligase, translated as MTSPDRTPPHIAETTADVRAAVIANQRAGKTIGFVPTMGALHPGHVSLMTRARQECDVVVTSIFVNPTQFGPNEDFQKYPRPRDLDLKICGDAGCDIIFYPSVEVMYPAGFRTFVEVEGLSDILEGAIRPGHFRGVATVVTKLFMIVGADRAYFGQKDYQQQLIIRTMARELNIPTEVVTCPTLRDPDGMAMSSRNAYLSAEERQRGLCLSRALVAVSQSLAAGERDLSRLEATLIEQLSASSGVELDYGVIVDADTLAPLTSVASEMVALVAARVGTTRLIDNMLLKLPE; from the coding sequence ATGACCAGCCCCGACCGAACGCCGCCCCACATTGCGGAAACAACGGCCGACGTTCGCGCTGCCGTCATTGCAAATCAGCGAGCCGGAAAAACAATCGGTTTTGTGCCGACGATGGGGGCTTTACACCCCGGTCACGTGAGCCTGATGACGCGGGCCCGGCAGGAATGCGATGTTGTCGTCACAAGTATTTTCGTGAACCCCACCCAGTTTGGTCCCAACGAGGACTTTCAGAAGTATCCTCGACCCCGCGATCTCGACCTGAAGATCTGCGGCGATGCGGGATGCGACATCATCTTTTACCCCAGTGTCGAGGTGATGTACCCGGCGGGATTTCGGACCTTTGTCGAAGTCGAGGGGTTGTCGGACATCCTGGAAGGAGCAATTCGTCCCGGTCACTTTCGTGGTGTCGCGACTGTTGTGACGAAATTGTTCATGATTGTCGGGGCCGATCGGGCCTACTTCGGTCAAAAAGATTACCAGCAGCAGTTGATCATCCGCACGATGGCCCGGGAACTGAACATCCCGACCGAAGTCGTGACCTGTCCCACCTTGCGTGATCCAGATGGTATGGCGATGAGCAGCCGCAATGCTTACTTGAGCGCCGAAGAACGCCAGCGAGGCCTCTGCTTGTCGAGGGCTCTGGTGGCCGTATCTCAATCGCTCGCCGCGGGTGAACGTGACCTGTCCCGACTCGAAGCGACGTTGATCGAGCAGCTATCTGCATCATCGGGTGTCGAATTGGACTACGGGGTCATTGTTGATGCTGATACCCTCGCTCCACTGACGTCCGTGGCATCGGAGATGGTGGCACTGGTTGCGGCACGAGTCGGTACGACGCGCTTGATCGATAACATGCTTTTGAAGCTCCCTGAATGA
- a CDS encoding prolipoprotein diacylglyceryl transferase, which translates to MRQVLVQIPLDRPWDLGPLGKVPGFGFGVVLFVWILIGAGYLYLRGRKSGWKLKLSDEFLPFVNWLAVALAIVFGAPLLGSYLRSHGSENFREGIPIFGYGLMLFIGFSLAVFRATIRAEREGLPSDVIWDLAVWLFIPGIVGARLYYLIQYGDRVFTGPPSLDWLIAAVSLSQGGIVLYGGLLGGAIGYFSFCYFRGIRPLALADIIVPSVFIGIGFGRIGCFLNGCCYGAMTSLPWAVQFPRESATFASMVEKKLLDASAVCTPPLHPTQIYSAIDGFVIAAITAWYFRYRRRNGEVLAVALLIYPITRFCMELLRADEGGQFSTSLTTAQWVSIALFIVNLGFMYYLSTRPAVREPVTIPPASTGVGSLVPNGQHRSA; encoded by the coding sequence ATGCGGCAAGTACTCGTTCAAATTCCCCTGGATCGTCCGTGGGATCTGGGGCCGCTGGGTAAAGTGCCAGGTTTTGGCTTTGGCGTTGTCCTCTTCGTCTGGATCCTGATTGGTGCAGGATATTTGTATCTTCGTGGTCGCAAGTCGGGCTGGAAACTGAAGCTTTCCGACGAATTCCTTCCGTTCGTAAACTGGCTAGCCGTTGCACTGGCAATTGTGTTTGGTGCCCCGTTGCTGGGCAGTTATCTGAGATCACACGGCTCTGAAAATTTTCGTGAAGGGATCCCGATTTTCGGATATGGACTGATGCTGTTCATCGGTTTCAGTCTGGCGGTCTTTCGGGCCACGATTCGGGCTGAGCGAGAAGGACTACCCAGCGATGTCATCTGGGATCTGGCTGTCTGGTTGTTCATTCCCGGGATTGTCGGGGCTCGGCTCTACTATCTCATTCAGTACGGGGATCGCGTCTTCACCGGTCCCCCGAGTCTCGACTGGCTCATCGCCGCAGTGAGTCTCTCACAGGGAGGGATTGTCCTGTATGGTGGTCTGTTGGGTGGCGCGATTGGTTATTTTTCGTTCTGCTATTTCCGCGGAATACGGCCGCTGGCGCTGGCAGATATTATTGTCCCGTCAGTCTTCATCGGGATCGGGTTTGGCCGCATCGGCTGCTTCCTGAATGGCTGCTGCTATGGAGCGATGACTTCGCTCCCCTGGGCCGTCCAGTTCCCAAGAGAGAGTGCCACGTTTGCGTCGATGGTGGAGAAAAAACTGCTCGATGCCAGTGCCGTCTGCACGCCCCCGCTGCATCCCACTCAGATTTACAGCGCAATTGACGGGTTCGTGATTGCCGCGATCACGGCCTGGTATTTCCGCTATCGACGTCGGAACGGGGAAGTGCTGGCAGTCGCCCTGTTGATTTATCCCATCACGCGGTTCTGTATGGAACTTTTGCGCGCCGATGAGGGAGGGCAATTCTCAACCAGCCTGACGACTGCTCAGTGGGTGAGTATTGCCTTGTTCATTGTCAATCTGGGATTCATGTACTATCTGTCGACACGACCGGCCGTGCGGGAACCCGTCACGATTCCTCCTGCTTCGACTGGTGTAGGTTCGCTGGTCCCCAACGGACAGCACCGTTCAGCGTAG
- a CDS encoding Gfo/Idh/MocA family protein has product MTVSSTSSLNRVRFAMIGCGRMGRHHSEMLLEDGRGEVVALLDSSPAMATRLQQEYWPAAAVATHFDDLIANSQVDAAIICTPTAEHYPQARRCLDRGWHVLCEKPLASDRLQILDLIHDAERARARGQAFSLGYQRRYTALFRTLRKQVHSGRWGAVRAIASHNVENWQSTIAGTWRDDPEQNPGGFITDAGSHKLDILFYVTGLNPLEVFTRTQKWGSQVEIVASVSALLTGDVTLTMDFIGNAQYLGEDLHIHCDGADLMVRHEELWIAQAGHRERLPIDESDSNPVTGILNMILDGKPDVSPPEAALPVYDITQAILASGRTGMPVKVHR; this is encoded by the coding sequence ATGACTGTCAGCTCGACTTCATCGCTCAACCGAGTCCGTTTCGCGATGATCGGCTGTGGCCGAATGGGACGTCACCATAGCGAAATGCTGTTGGAAGATGGGCGAGGTGAAGTCGTCGCGCTGCTTGATTCCTCGCCCGCGATGGCGACGCGTCTTCAGCAGGAATACTGGCCTGCGGCTGCGGTGGCGACTCATTTTGATGACCTGATCGCCAATAGTCAGGTCGATGCCGCCATCATCTGCACGCCGACTGCTGAGCACTATCCACAGGCACGACGTTGTCTCGACAGGGGCTGGCATGTTTTGTGTGAAAAACCGCTGGCTTCTGACCGGTTACAGATTCTGGATCTGATTCACGATGCAGAACGAGCTCGGGCCCGGGGACAGGCTTTTTCGCTCGGCTATCAACGCCGCTACACCGCTCTCTTTCGCACTCTGCGAAAACAGGTTCACTCGGGCAGGTGGGGCGCCGTGCGGGCGATCGCTTCGCACAACGTTGAGAACTGGCAGTCGACGATCGCGGGAACCTGGCGAGACGATCCGGAGCAGAATCCGGGGGGATTCATTACCGACGCCGGCAGCCATAAGCTCGACATACTTTTCTACGTCACCGGTTTGAACCCGCTCGAAGTCTTCACACGGACGCAGAAATGGGGCAGTCAGGTGGAGATCGTGGCCAGTGTGTCGGCCTTGCTGACGGGCGACGTGACCTTGACGATGGATTTCATCGGGAACGCACAGTACCTCGGTGAAGATCTCCATATTCATTGCGATGGAGCGGATTTGATGGTCCGGCATGAGGAACTCTGGATCGCTCAAGCCGGACACCGCGAACGACTGCCGATCGATGAATCCGATTCCAACCCGGTCACTGGCATTCTGAATATGATTCTCGATGGCAAACCCGATGTATCGCCTCCCGAGGCAGCCTTGCCCGTTTACGATATCACTCAGGCCATCCTGGCGTCCGGTCGAACCGGCATGCCTGTGAAGGTTCATCGTTGA
- a CDS encoding YidH family protein has product MSDEESTPQLKKSDETQMAIERTYLSYERTLLAWVRTGTSLVTLGLTLFKFIEFLHDQNKTELPRRLLSARTLGMVMVVIGITTLGTACLQHRQRMRRLQKNVPGFTFSPAYVLALLMSALGIIALIMTQWNF; this is encoded by the coding sequence ATGTCTGATGAAGAATCGACGCCGCAATTAAAGAAGTCTGACGAGACGCAGATGGCGATCGAAAGGACTTATCTTTCTTATGAAAGGACACTGCTTGCCTGGGTGCGGACAGGGACGTCTCTCGTGACGTTGGGGCTGACGCTCTTCAAGTTTATCGAATTTCTTCATGATCAGAACAAGACCGAGTTGCCCAGGCGATTGCTGAGTGCACGTACGCTGGGGATGGTCATGGTCGTGATCGGAATTACCACACTGGGAACCGCATGTCTGCAGCATCGGCAGCGAATGCGACGACTCCAGAAGAACGTTCCCGGTTTTACGTTTTCACCGGCCTATGTCCTTGCGTTGCTTATGAGCGCCCTGGGGATCATCGCACTGATTATGACTCAGTGGAACTTTTAA
- the mscL gene encoding large conductance mechanosensitive channel protein MscL, with translation MSRSSFPFNPAKRAFTLLDEFKAFAFKGNVIDLAVGVIIGGAFGKIIESMVKNLIMPLISALFGGNPQEATKGLESLSAPIRGVQVPYGAFLADFANFLILACVLFLVIVKFLGWVLKSRKEEAEAPPPPPAPEILLLTEIRDLLKTKSPTP, from the coding sequence ATGTCACGTTCATCATTTCCATTTAATCCAGCGAAGCGGGCCTTCACGTTGCTCGATGAATTCAAAGCGTTCGCCTTTAAGGGGAACGTCATTGATCTGGCGGTTGGCGTGATCATCGGCGGTGCATTCGGTAAGATTATTGAATCCATGGTCAAGAATCTGATCATGCCCCTCATCTCTGCCCTCTTTGGAGGCAACCCGCAAGAGGCCACCAAAGGGCTGGAATCTTTGTCTGCCCCGATCCGAGGTGTGCAGGTTCCTTATGGAGCGTTTCTGGCGGATTTTGCCAACTTTCTGATTCTGGCCTGTGTCTTGTTCCTCGTGATTGTGAAGTTTCTCGGGTGGGTGCTGAAGTCCCGCAAAGAAGAAGCCGAAGCTCCACCACCACCTCCCGCACCAGAGATCCTGCTGTTGACGGAAATTCGCGACTTGTTGAAGACGAAATCCCCTACTCCATGA
- a CDS encoding linear amide C-N hydrolase: protein MTLTKGGLTTLGLLALTGFAGFSASITQACTRAVYLGKEGMVVTGRTMDWAEDMHSNIWLFPRGVKRDGGFDEASVKWTSKYGSIVTSVYESASADGMNEKGLVANLLYLAESDYELPGDQRPSLMISAWAQYFLDNFATVKEAVEDAKKEAYRIVTTEAPNGAKGTVHLSISDPTGDSAIFEYVKGKLVIHHSRDFQVMTNSPVFDEQIALNKYWEQIGGTVMLPGTNRAADRFARASFYVNACKQSADPHEAVACALSVMRNVSVPIGISTPNQPNISSTLWRTASNQKNLVYFFESTLSPSLVWIRLKELDFSEAAGVRKLVLAGRPELGGDQTRGFEKAAPFKFLAPEKK, encoded by the coding sequence ATGACACTTACAAAAGGTGGCTTGACCACGCTGGGGCTTTTGGCGCTGACGGGCTTTGCAGGCTTCTCGGCTTCGATCACGCAAGCCTGCACGCGTGCCGTGTATCTTGGCAAGGAGGGAATGGTCGTTACGGGACGAACGATGGACTGGGCTGAGGACATGCACAGTAATATCTGGCTGTTTCCTCGAGGCGTGAAACGGGACGGAGGTTTCGACGAAGCCTCGGTGAAATGGACCTCGAAGTACGGCAGCATCGTGACCTCAGTCTACGAATCGGCGTCCGCGGACGGGATGAACGAAAAGGGACTGGTTGCGAATCTGCTGTACCTTGCGGAGTCCGATTACGAACTTCCCGGTGATCAACGCCCTTCTCTCATGATCTCGGCCTGGGCGCAGTACTTCCTCGACAACTTTGCGACAGTCAAAGAAGCGGTCGAGGACGCGAAGAAAGAAGCCTATCGCATTGTGACGACTGAGGCTCCGAACGGAGCGAAAGGGACCGTGCATCTCTCGATCTCTGACCCCACAGGTGACTCTGCCATTTTCGAGTACGTTAAGGGAAAACTGGTGATTCATCACAGCCGGGACTTTCAGGTGATGACCAATTCGCCCGTTTTTGACGAGCAGATTGCCCTCAACAAATACTGGGAGCAAATTGGCGGGACAGTAATGCTCCCCGGAACCAACCGTGCCGCCGACCGATTCGCTCGTGCCTCGTTCTACGTTAATGCGTGCAAGCAGTCAGCCGATCCACATGAAGCCGTTGCGTGCGCTCTGAGCGTGATGCGCAATGTGAGTGTTCCTATCGGAATCAGTACGCCCAACCAGCCGAACATTTCGTCGACTCTCTGGCGCACCGCCAGTAATCAGAAGAACCTCGTCTACTTCTTCGAGAGCACGCTGAGTCCTAGTCTCGTATGGATCCGGTTGAAAGAACTCGACTTCAGCGAAGCGGCCGGGGTACGAAAGCTGGTGCTCGCCGGTCGACCCGAACTGGGGGGAGATCAGACCAGGGGATTCGAGAAGGCGGCTCCCTTCAAGTTCCTGGCTCCCGAGAAAAAGTGA
- the cheB gene encoding chemotaxis-specific protein-glutamate methyltransferase CheB yields MAKLTIVAVDDSALFRVLLSNAVRSIPDCEIIGTASDGQSAVQKIVELQPDLVTLDMEMPELDGMGVLQELKLRKVTSKVVIVSRLTTAGARITTDALLQGAFDFILKPSGKDPAANKAELTDALAQKISAIRENALSRRDTTPLVPFDQRKLKPADGSSFDAVVIGCSTGGPDALGRIVPFLEPDFPVPVIIVQHMPEGFTASLAKRLNEASEIPVVEAADGTVLQKGMAIVARGGHHVRLEKKPFRPVVVRLTDDPHEHSCRPAVDYTLRSAIEAFDGRIVSVILTGMGRDGTDGCRLVRERGGEVLAQDSESCVVFGMPKSVIQAGLADRIIPLSQMATTINAMFRR; encoded by the coding sequence ATGGCCAAACTCACCATCGTCGCTGTTGATGATTCAGCACTGTTTCGAGTGCTTCTGTCGAATGCCGTCCGTTCCATTCCTGATTGTGAAATCATCGGCACTGCGTCAGACGGGCAATCGGCCGTTCAGAAAATCGTTGAACTTCAGCCCGACCTGGTCACGCTCGACATGGAAATGCCCGAACTGGACGGAATGGGAGTCCTCCAGGAATTGAAGCTGCGAAAGGTGACATCCAAAGTCGTCATCGTCAGCCGACTGACAACAGCAGGCGCACGAATCACGACCGACGCCCTGTTGCAGGGTGCATTCGACTTTATCCTGAAGCCATCCGGTAAGGATCCGGCAGCGAATAAAGCCGAGCTTACGGACGCCCTCGCACAGAAAATCTCCGCGATTCGTGAGAACGCTCTGAGCCGTCGTGACACGACTCCCCTTGTTCCATTCGACCAACGCAAATTGAAACCCGCCGACGGTTCGAGCTTTGATGCTGTCGTCATCGGTTGTTCAACCGGCGGTCCTGATGCACTGGGAAGGATTGTCCCGTTTCTCGAACCTGATTTCCCGGTTCCCGTCATTATTGTCCAGCATATGCCCGAAGGATTCACTGCATCGTTAGCCAAACGACTGAATGAGGCCAGCGAAATTCCGGTGGTCGAAGCGGCCGATGGGACGGTGCTGCAGAAGGGGATGGCGATCGTGGCACGGGGGGGACACCACGTCCGTCTTGAAAAGAAGCCTTTCCGACCGGTCGTCGTGCGACTGACGGACGATCCTCATGAGCACAGTTGCCGCCCCGCCGTGGACTATACCCTTCGTTCCGCAATCGAGGCGTTTGACGGGCGTATCGTGTCCGTTATTCTGACTGGCATGGGTCGCGACGGAACAGACGGGTGCCGTTTGGTGCGAGAGCGGGGGGGCGAAGTCCTCGCCCAGGATTCGGAATCATGCGTCGTATTCGGAATGCCCAAATCCGTCATCCAGGCGGGCCTCGCTGATCGAATCATCCCCCTCTCTCAAATGGCGACGACGATCAACGCCATGTTCCGTCGATAG